From a region of the Triticum aestivum cultivar Chinese Spring chromosome 7D, IWGSC CS RefSeq v2.1, whole genome shotgun sequence genome:
- the LOC123169463 gene encoding hydrophobic protein RCI2A-like, whose amino-acid sequence MSSGGCSTCLEIIAAVLPPLGVFFRFGCCSSEFFISLLLTVLGYVPGIVYSVYVVLKTPPELPGIDGDRPYYILA is encoded by the exons ATGAGCTCCGGCGGCTGCTCAACGTGCCTGGAGATCATCGCCGCCGTGCTCCCGCCGCTCGGCGTCTTCTTCCGGTTCGGCTGCTGCAGC TCGGAGTTCTTCATCTCGCTGCTGCTCACGGTGCTGGGCTACGTCCCGGGCATCGTCTACTCCGTCTATGTCGTCTTGAAGACGCCGCCGGAGCTGCCGGGCATCGACGGCGACCGCCCCTACTACATCCTCGCCTGA
- the LOC123168557 gene encoding hydrophobic protein RCI2A — MSYSGGCSTCLEIVFAAVLPPLGVFFRYGWCSSEFFISLPLTILGYVPGIIYSVYVILKTPPELPSIDGDRPYYILA, encoded by the exons ATGAGCTACTCCGGCGGCTGCTCGACGTGCCtggagatcgtcttcgccgccgtGCTCCCGCCGCTCGGCGTCTTCTTCCGGTACGGCTGGTGCAGC TCGGAGTTCTTCATCTCGCTGCCGCTGACGATACTCGGCTACGTCCCCGGCATCATCTACTCCGTCTATGTCATCCTGAAGACGCCGCCGGAGCTGCCGAGCATCGACGGCGACCGGCCATACTACATCCTCGCCTAA